Proteins found in one Muntiacus reevesi chromosome 2, mMunRee1.1, whole genome shotgun sequence genomic segment:
- the SPRTN gene encoding DNA-dependent metalloprotease SPRTN codes for MDEDLVLALQLQEEWNLQVSEREPVQEPLSLVDASWELVDPTPDLQALFVLFNDRFFWGQLEAVEVKWSVRMTLCAGICSYEGRGGMCSIRLSEPLLKLRPRKDLVETLLHEMIHAYLFVTNNDKDREGHGPEFCKHMHRINRLTGANVTVYHTFHDEVDEYRRHWWRCNGPCQNSKPYFGYVKRATNRAPSAHDYWWAEHQRTCGGTFIKIKEPENYSKKGKGKTKLGKQPVSEAEHKDKLNRGEKQLLIPFSGKGYVLGETSNFSSGKCITSHAVNETQEPLSQDHSANALRPHSKTEVKFEQNGPSKKTSVASPVLSTSHQNVLSNYFPKMSIANNRAFRSVNGTPKKSLTVGDSTKKSVFSSSQRRATSSRMSLRNSLKAMESTSVTAPQDAGGPEGKLPSKRPRLEDKTLFDNFFIKKEQTQSGGNDLKSSLHPPAAAQNPSSSSSQSSVVHCPVCQDEVSEAQINEHLDWCLERDSTQVKS; via the exons ATGGATGAGGACCTGGTTTTGGCACTACAGCTTCAGGAGGAGTGGAACTTGCAGGTCTCGGAGCGCGAACCGGTCCAGGAGCCCCTGTCGCTGGTCGACGCGTCCTGGGAGTTGGTGGACCCCACCCCTGACTTACAGGCCCTGTTTGTTCTGTTCAACGACCGTTTCTTCTGGGGCCAACTGGAGGCGGTCGAGGTGAAGTGGAGCGTGCGGATGACGCT GTGTGCTGGGATATGCAGCTATGAAGGGAGGGGTGGAATGTGTTCCATCCGTCTCAGTGAACCCCTTTTAAAGCTGAGACCAAGAAAAGATCTTGTGGAG ACCCTCTTGCATGAAATGATACATGCCTACTTATTTGTCACTAATAATGATAAAGATCGGGAAGGGCATGGTCCAGAGTTTTGTAAGCATATGCATCGCATCAATCGCCTGACAGGAGCCAATGTAACG GTGTACCATACTTTCCATGACGAGGTGGACGAGTACCGTCGGCACTGGTGGCGCTGCAATGGGCCGTGCCAGAACAGTAAGCCGTATTTCGGCTATGTGAAGCGCGCCACCAACAGGGCACCCTCCGCCCATGACTACTGGTGGGCTGAACACCAGAGAACCTGTGGAGGCACTTTCATCAAAATCAAGGAGCCAGAGAACTACTCAAAAAAGGGCAAAGGGAAGACAAAACTGGGAAAGCAGCCAGTATCAGAAGCAGAGCATAAAG ACAAACTGAACAGAGGGGAGAAACAGCTGTTAATCCCCTTTAGCGGGAAAGGTTATGTCCTAGGGGAAACCAGCAATTTTTCATCTGGGAAATGTATCACTTCACATGCTGTTAATGAAACCCAAGAGCCTTTAAGTCAAGACCATTCAGCAAATGCCCTGAGACCTCATTCTAAAACTGAGGTGAAATTTGAACAGAATGGTCCAAGTAAAAAGACTTCTGTAGCATCCCCTGTTCTCAGTACCAGTCATCAAAATGTCTTAAGCAACTACTTCCCTAAAATGTCCATTGCCAACAACAGGGCTTTCAGAAGTGTGAATGGGACTCCAAAGAAAAGCCTCACAGTGGGCGACAGCACTAAAAAGTCAGTCTTTTCCAGTTCTCAAAGGAGGGCTACATCTTCTAGGATGTCTCTAAGGAACTCCTTAAAAGCCATGGAATCGACATCTGTCACTGCGCCCCAGGATGCAGGTGGGCCTGAAGGTAAACTCCCAAGTAAACGACCCAGGCTAGAAGACAAGACTCTTTTTGACAACTTTTTTATCAAGAAAGAGCAAACCCAGAGTGGTGGTAATGATCTGAAGAGTAGTTTACATCCTCCAGCTGCAGCTCAGAATCCCAGCAGTTCATCAAGTCAGAGCAGTGTGGTTCACTGTCCTGTGTGTCAGGATGAAGTTTCAGAGGCTCAGATTAACGAGCACTTGGACTGGTGCCTTGAACGTGATAGCACCCAAgtcaaaagctga
- the EXOC8 gene encoding exocyst complex component 8 → MAMAMSDSGASRLRRQLESGGFEARLYVKQLSQQSDGDRDLQEHRQRIQALAEETAQNLKRNVYQNYRQFIETAREISYLESEMYQLSHLLTEQKSSLESIPLTLLPAAAAAGAAATSGGEEGGGGAGGRDHLRGQTGFFPSPGGASRDGSGPGEEGKQRTLTTLLEKVEGCRHLLETPGQYLVYNGDLVEYEADHMAQLQRVHGFLMNDCLLVATWLPQRRGMYRYNALYPLDGLAVVNVKDNPPMKDMFKLLMFPESRIFQAENAKIKREWLEVLEETKRALSEKRRREQEEAAAPRGPPQVTPKASNPFEDEDDDEPTVPEIEEEKVDLSMEWIQELPEDLDVCIAQRDFEGAVDLLDKLNHYLEDKPSPPPVKELRARVDERVRQLTEVLVFELSPDRSLRGGPKATRRAVSQLIRLGQCTKACELFLRNRAAAVHTAIRQLRIEGATLLYIHKLCHVFFTSLLETAREFETDFAGTDSGCYSAFVVWARSAMGMFVDAFSKQVFDSKESLSTAAECVKVAKEHCQQLGDIGLDLTFIIHALLVKDIQGALHSYKEIIIEATKHRNSEEMWRRMNLMTPEALGKLKEEMKSCGVSNFEQYTGDDCWVNLSYTVVAFTKQTMGFLEEALKLYFPELHMVLLESLVEIILVAVQHVDYSLRCEQDPEKKAFIRQNASFLYETVLPVVEKRFEEGVGKPAKQLQDLRNASRLIRVNPESTTSVV, encoded by the coding sequence ATGGCGATGGCGATGTCAGACAGTGGGGCGAGCCGGCTGCGGCGGCAGCTCGAGTCAGGCGGCTTCGAGGCGCGGCTGTACGTGAAGCAGCTCTCGCAGCAGTCGGACGGGGACCGGGACTTGCAGGAGCACCGACAGCGCATCCAGGCGCTGGCGGAGGAGACGGCGCAGAACCTGAAGCGCAACGTCTACCAGAACTACCGGCAGTTCATAGAGACGGCCCGTGAGATCTCCTACCTGGAGAGCGAGATGTATCAGCTCAGCCACCTGCTGACGGAGCAGAAGAGCAGCCTGGAGAGCATCCCGCTTACCCTGCTGCCGGCTGCCGCTGCCGCGGGCGCCGCCGCCACctctggaggggaggagggaggaggtggcGCGGGGGGCCGCGACCACCTCCGTGGCCAGACCGGCTTTTTCCCCAGCCCCGGGGGCGCCTCCCGGGACGGTTCTGGGCCAGGCGAGGAAGGAAAGCAGCGAACCCTCACCACCCTGCTTGAGAAGGTGGAAGGCTGCAGGCACCTGCTGGAGACGCCAGGACAGTACCTAGTGTACAATGGTGACCTGGTGGAATACGAGGCGGACCACATGGCCCAGCTGCAGCGGGTGCACGGCTTTCTCATGAACGACTGTTTGCTGGTGGCCACCTGGCTGCCACAGCGGCGGGGGATGTATCGCTACAACGCCCTCTATCCCCTGGATGGTTTGGCTGTGGTCAATGTCAAGGACAACCCACCCATGAAGGACATGTTCAAGCTGTTAATGTTTCCCGAGAGCCGTATTTTTCAGgcagaaaatgcaaaaatcaaacGGGAGTGGCTGGAAGTGCTGGAGGAAACCAAGAGGGCCCTCAGTGAAAAAAGACGCAGGGAACAGGAGGAGGCAGCGGCCCCTCGCGGGCCACCCCAAGTGACCCCCAAGGCCAGTAACCCGTTTGAGGACGAAGACGACGACGAACCAACTGTTCCCGAGATAGAAGAAGAGAAGGTGGACCTCTCAATGGAATGGATCCAAGAATTGCCTGAAGACCTGGATGTCTGTATTGCCCAGAGGGACTTTGAAGGTGCCGTTGACCTGCTGGATAAATTGAACCATTACCTAGAAGACAAGCCCAGCCCACCTCCTGTCAAAGAACTGAGGGCGAGAGTGGATGAGCGTGTCCGCCAGCTCACCGAGGTGCTAGTTTTTGAACTCTCCCCGGATCGGTCCCTGAGAGGTGGTCCCAAGGCGACCCGCAGGGCAGTTTCTCAACTAATCCGACTTGGCCAGTGCACGAAGGCTTGTGAGCTGTTTCTGAGAAACAGGGCGGCTGCTGTGCACACCGCAATACGCCAGCTCCGCATTGAAGGGGCCACCTTACTCTACATTCATAAGCTATGCCACGTTTTCTTTACCAGCCTTCTGGAGACCGCCAGGGAATTTGAGACCGACTTTGCAGGCACCGACAGTGGCTGCTACTCTGCCTTTGTGGTCTGGGCGAGGTCAGCCATGGGCATGTTCGTGGATGCTTTCAGCAAGCAGGTGTTCGATAGTAAGGAGAGCCTCTCCACAGCGGCTGAGTGCGTCAAAGTGGCGAAGGAGCACTGTCAGCAACTGGGCGACATCGGACTCGACCTCACCTTCATCATCCACGCCCTTCTGGTGAAAGACATCCAAGGAGCCTTGCATAGTTATAAAGAAATCATCATCGAAGCCACTAAGCATCGCAACTCCGAGGAGATGTGGAGGAGGATGAACTTGATGACTCCAGAGGCCCTGGGGAAActcaaagaggaaatgaagagcTGTGGGGTGAGTAATTTTGAACAATACACGGGGGATGACTGCTGGGTGAACCTGAGTTACACGGTGGTCGCGTTCACCAAGCAGACCATGGGCTTCTTAGAAGAGGCACTGAAGCTGTATTTCCCAGAGCTGCACATGGTGCTTTTGGAGAGCCTGGTGGAGATCATTCTGGTTGCTGTCCAGCATGTGGATTACAGCCTTCGGTGTGAGCAAGATCCAGAGAAGAAAGCTTTTATCAGACAGAACGCATCCTTTCTGTATGAAACAGTCCTCCCCGTGGTGGAAAAAAGGTTTGAGGAGGGTGTGGGGAAACCTGCCAAGCAACTCCAGGACCTGAGAAATGCCTCCAGACTGATTCGCGTGAATCCCGAAAGTACAACGTCAGTGGTCTGA